In Sphingobacterium sp. R2, the genomic stretch AATCTTTTGCTAGAAGCACGTTCAATCGCTCTGAATCCTCGAATAATTTAAGATCATTGCAATGAATTGCTATTTGCCGAAAACTGTCTTTCTGTTGTCGATTTTTTGCCTTATAATAATCCAATAAAGTTAAGTATTCATTATAGAGTTTATTGTTTTCTCCATCGGATACGACCGCCATTTTAATTGATTCGCCTCCATTCTTAGCTAACAACAGTTCTTGTAGTTGCTCTTGGTGATAGACGCTATCAAGTAACAGTTTATAATTATTGGACTCTTTTGAATCCAACCAAAATGTAGTTGACATATAATATTTTGGTGTGCCGAGCTTGGGCTGACGAGCAAATCTTTCCATCTCTTGAGGCCTTACAATATCCCTATCCCATGAAAGGATAATTTGATAGATACCTTTTTCCAAATTCTTTACTCTTAACGCAAAATTCAGAGATCTTATCGTATCACACAACACTTTTCGCCCTGTTTTGACTTGAAAAAGATCCACATAAATAGGGGGCGAAACATTAAATTCACCGCTTAAGTTCCATGGACCAGAAGTTTCGCAACGAGTAAACATGAGAAAAAAAGATAATAACAAGCTGTATTTCATCAAAATTTGAATTCTTATAATCAGTATTGTCTCTATAAGCATTAGAAACAATACTGATTTTCCGATATTAATACATAATTAATTACTTAGTTTCACTAATTTTCCATAGAAAAACGAATTCGGATTATTTGTTTTTATCAATCCTCCCACTCCTCTTACTTTGGGATCTGAACTCGCGACATAATCCAGCTTAAATTCAGCATTTTTGAAATAGCTCTTAATATCACTATGTATCCATCCTAAGTCATTTTGAACTTCGTTGGATAGTTTAATTATATTATCAGTCATTACATAATCGTAGCCGACGTCAACGCGGTAATTATAACCATTAAAAAAAAACCACACTTCTAATTTAGCTTTTTGCGAACTAACGAGTCGGAAGGTCATGGAAACCATTTTCACACCCCATCCGTTGTAGGTATTGATTTGCTTTGCCCATATATCATTAAAAGCCGAATTTATGCCACCAGGCAAAGTTGCTCCATCAATTTGAATAGAATTGTAGGTGTCGCGATAACCAAAAAACGCCGTAATTGGCAATACAGGTACAGCGTTCGACTTAATTTCATAGGGTTTATTGGACGAATCTAATAACATAAACTTGCCATCTTGCATCTTTGCCTTTACAATCGTCAAATCGCCCAACACTACAGGCTCAGCAAAATTTAGTCCACCTAGATCAAAATTGTATTTACCAATCTTGGAAACAATTTCCTTACCTGAAATATATGTAAAAGAGGCTGTCCTACTCTCATCACTAAACGATACCGAAATCTTACTTTCTAGTGAGGGAATTTGTATATATAAGTTGGGATTAGCATCTGTATAATTTAGCAGTTGACTTCTGCTTTTACCAAAGCCATTACTCAGATACTGTTGACTCTCACTGGCGGTTGCTTTCACCAAGATCATTGATTTCTGAAATTTACGTCCCTCAAAAAATAACGTATCTCCATGAGTTTTAATATAATTAAACTCGATATCACTTCCCATCCCCTTTCCTGGCTGCCCATTGTAGGTAGCTGGGTTCGGATCTTCAAGCATAGTTAAATAGGTGTAGGTATCAAAAGAAAGTGTAGAAGTCATGATTTGACGTATCCGGTA encodes the following:
- a CDS encoding DUF4302 domain-containing protein, which translates into the protein MKKIFYVIFLVLLTVSCNKPKEVALEFEKDPDSRIADTLSYVRKMLVESPYGWKGSLVTEYAGAYGFYMQFGKNDRVKMVADLDEETASKEKESTYRIRQIMTSTLSFDTYTYLTMLEDPNPATYNGQPGKGMGSDIEFNYIKTHGDTLFFEGRKFQKSMILVKATASESQQYLSNGFGKSRSQLLNYTDANPNLYIQIPSLESKISVSFSDESRTASFTYISGKEIVSKIGKYNFDLGGLNFAEPVVLGDLTIVKAKMQDGKFMLLDSSNKPYEIKSNAVPVLPITAFFGYRDTYNSIQIDGATLPGGINSAFNDIWAKQINTYNGWGVKMVSMTFRLVSSQKAKLEVWFFFNGYNYRVDVGYDYVMTDNIIKLSNEVQNDLGWIHSDIKSYFKNAEFKLDYVASSDPKVRGVGGLIKTNNPNSFFYGKLVKLSN